From a region of the Chitinophaga caseinilytica genome:
- a CDS encoding RagB/SusD family nutrient uptake outer membrane protein, with protein MYPRYFKQLIIFALFAVMAAGCKKWLDVSPKTQIRQRELFENEQGFLDALTGVYLKLGSSNLYGQQMTYGLLDVMAQCYNITFAGSDNASNTFRQAGVYNYADDRVKTRIAAIWSETYACIANLDNVLVQIDEKKKQFTLDNFDRVKGQALALRAYLHFDLLRLFGTAPIVDGAKPSIPYVTTFGVGVYPLLPVNDVIANCLKDLAEAEQLLGGNKEVNILYSEDPTSNYMNYWAVKGLEARIHLYAGDKPKALAAAQEVIGNQKLFPFVEPSRASATINRDRLYASEHLFTLQVYKLKDYAEAYTKSSSGLPLLSTTTSKTRALFETTSGGSSDIRFNYSFVQIGSGYATSKYWQEATNTYLKNIVPMVRLSEMYYIAAECAATTEEGVGYLNTVRHNRGLTLLNANITADKLKAEILKEYKKECYGEGQLFYYFKRINNPLIDGSSKDATRVYVLPLPEDEVEFGKRFE; from the coding sequence ATGTATCCCAGATATTTCAAGCAACTCATCATATTCGCCCTTTTCGCCGTGATGGCGGCCGGGTGTAAAAAATGGCTGGACGTAAGCCCCAAAACCCAGATCCGGCAAAGGGAGCTGTTCGAAAACGAGCAGGGGTTCCTGGACGCGCTCACCGGCGTGTACCTCAAGCTCGGCAGCAGCAACCTCTATGGCCAGCAAATGACCTACGGGCTCCTCGATGTGATGGCGCAATGCTACAACATCACGTTCGCCGGGTCAGACAATGCCAGCAACACTTTCAGACAGGCCGGCGTGTACAATTATGCAGACGACAGGGTGAAGACCCGGATCGCCGCCATCTGGAGCGAAACCTATGCCTGCATCGCCAACCTGGACAACGTCCTCGTTCAGATCGACGAAAAGAAAAAGCAATTCACCCTCGATAATTTCGACCGGGTGAAAGGCCAGGCGCTCGCCTTGCGGGCCTACCTCCACTTCGACCTCCTCCGCCTGTTCGGCACCGCGCCGATCGTAGACGGCGCCAAGCCTTCCATCCCTTACGTGACCACATTCGGGGTGGGCGTTTATCCCTTGCTGCCGGTGAACGATGTGATCGCCAATTGCCTCAAAGACCTCGCGGAAGCGGAACAGCTGCTGGGCGGCAACAAAGAAGTCAATATCCTCTACAGCGAAGACCCCACCAGCAATTACATGAACTACTGGGCCGTAAAAGGGCTGGAAGCGCGCATCCACCTCTATGCGGGCGACAAGCCCAAAGCGCTGGCCGCTGCTCAGGAAGTGATCGGCAACCAAAAGCTATTCCCTTTCGTGGAGCCTTCCAGGGCGTCGGCCACCATCAACCGCGACCGCCTCTACGCCAGCGAGCACCTCTTCACGCTGCAGGTGTATAAGCTGAAAGATTATGCGGAAGCGTACACCAAATCCAGCAGCGGCCTGCCCCTGCTCAGCACCACTACCAGTAAAACCCGGGCGCTCTTCGAAACCACGAGCGGCGGCAGCTCCGACATCCGGTTCAACTATTCGTTCGTCCAGATCGGCAGCGGATACGCCACCAGCAAGTACTGGCAGGAAGCCACCAACACTTATCTGAAAAACATCGTGCCCATGGTCCGGCTGTCCGAAATGTATTACATCGCCGCAGAATGCGCCGCTACGACGGAAGAAGGTGTTGGCTACCTGAACACCGTTCGCCACAACCGCGGCCTGACCTTGCTCAACGCCAACATCACGGCAGACAAGCTGAAGGCCGAGATCCTCAAGGAATACAAGAAGGAATGCTATGGCGAAGGCCAGCTGTTCTACTATTTCAAGCGGATCAACAACCCGCTGATCGACGGTAGCAGCAAAGACGCCACCAGGGTGTACGTGCTGCCCCTGCCCGAAGATGAGGTCGAATTCGGAAAACGGTTCGAATAA